A stretch of Enterobacter cloacae complex sp. ECNIH7 DNA encodes these proteins:
- a CDS encoding protealysin inhibitor emfourin → MQVPELTDDAVVELAREGGVAFIPRLSGQRTIALSSLNEAQRQRLVSILEQAFPRGQPPGQASSPGSGDQRYFRIQIIWTGQNQAHYADIVVLVPEQEAPESLVELWKKGEGCVCD, encoded by the coding sequence ATGCAGGTTCCGGAACTGACGGATGACGCCGTGGTTGAGCTGGCCCGGGAAGGCGGCGTCGCTTTTATCCCCAGGCTGAGCGGACAGCGCACCATCGCGCTCTCCTCGCTCAATGAAGCCCAGCGCCAGCGCCTGGTGAGCATCCTGGAGCAGGCTTTTCCGCGCGGTCAGCCGCCGGGGCAAGCCTCTTCACCCGGCAGCGGCGACCAGCGCTATTTCCGCATCCAGATTATCTGGACCGGGCAAAATCAGGCGCACTACGCCGATATCGTCGTGCTGGTGCCGGAGCAGGAAGCGCCAGAGTCGCTGGTTGAGCTTTGGAAGAAAGGCGAAGGCTGCGTCTGCGATTAA
- the bamB gene encoding outer membrane protein assembly factor BamB, translating into MQLRKLLLPGLLSVTLLSGCSLFSGEEDVVKMSPLPTVENQFTPSTAWDVSVGNGIGDFYSNLHPAYADSVVYAADRKGTVKAVNADDGKEVWSVNLAEKDGWFSRKPALLSGGLTVAGGHVYVGSEKAQVYALNSSDGSIAWQTTVAGESLSRPVVSDGLVLIHTSNGQLQALNEADGLVKWTVNLDMPALSLRGESAPATAFGAAIVGGDNGRVSAVLMQQGQMIWQQRISQATGSTEIDRLSDVDTTPVIVNGVVYALAYNGNLTALDLRSGQIMWKRELGSVNDFIVEGNRIYMVDQNDRLLALSTEGGVTLWTQSDLLHRLLTAPALYNGSLVVGDSEGYMHWIDPDNGRFVAQQKVDSSGFLTDPVVADGKLLIQAKDGTLYAITR; encoded by the coding sequence ATGCAATTGCGTAAATTACTTCTGCCAGGACTGCTTTCTGTTACGTTATTGAGTGGTTGTTCACTGTTCAGTGGCGAAGAAGACGTTGTGAAAATGTCCCCACTGCCGACGGTTGAAAACCAGTTTACTCCATCCACCGCGTGGGATGTCTCCGTGGGCAATGGGATTGGTGATTTCTATTCCAACCTTCATCCTGCGTATGCAGACAGCGTTGTCTATGCCGCTGACCGCAAAGGTACCGTGAAAGCGGTGAACGCCGATGACGGGAAAGAAGTATGGTCCGTTAACCTGGCGGAAAAAGACGGCTGGTTCTCCCGTAAACCTGCACTGCTGTCTGGCGGTCTGACCGTTGCCGGTGGTCATGTCTACGTGGGCAGCGAAAAAGCGCAGGTTTATGCGCTGAACAGCAGCGACGGCTCCATTGCCTGGCAAACAACCGTAGCGGGTGAATCCCTGTCTCGTCCGGTAGTAAGCGACGGTCTGGTGCTGATTCATACCAGCAACGGCCAGCTGCAGGCGCTGAACGAAGCGGATGGTCTGGTGAAATGGACCGTTAACCTGGATATGCCTGCGCTCTCTCTGCGCGGCGAATCCGCGCCGGCTACCGCATTTGGTGCTGCCATTGTGGGCGGTGACAACGGTCGCGTGAGCGCAGTGCTGATGCAGCAGGGCCAGATGATCTGGCAGCAGCGTATCTCTCAGGCTACTGGCTCAACGGAAATTGACCGTCTGAGCGACGTAGACACAACGCCAGTCATCGTTAACGGTGTGGTTTACGCGCTGGCCTATAACGGCAACCTGACCGCGCTGGATCTGCGCAGCGGCCAGATCATGTGGAAACGTGAGCTGGGCTCTGTGAACGATTTCATCGTTGAGGGCAACCGCATCTATATGGTCGATCAGAACGACCGTCTGCTGGCTCTGAGCACTGAAGGCGGCGTGACGCTGTGGACGCAAAGCGATCTGCTGCACCGTCTGCTGACTGCTCCGGCACTGTACAACGGTAGCCTGGTGGTTGGCGACAGCGAAGGGTATATGCACTGGATCGATCCGGATAACGGCCGCTTTGTTGCACAGCAAAAAGTCGACAGCTCTGGTTTCCTGACCGATCCGGTTGTGGCCGACGGCAAACTGCTGATTCAGGCAAAAGACGGCACGCTGTACGCGATCACGCGTTAA
- a CDS encoding YfgM family protein has product MEIYENEHDQVDAIKRFFVENGKALVVGVILGIGALVGWRYWNNHQADSARGASLSYENTVSAIRADQPQTLAAAEKFAADNKNTYGALAALEVAQQYVDKNELDKAAAQLSQSLAAASDENLKAVINLRLARIQVQQKKADDALKTLDTIKGEGFAAIVADLRGEALLSKGDKAGARKAWQAGVESNASPALSEMMQMKINNLSV; this is encoded by the coding sequence GTGGAAATTTACGAGAACGAACACGATCAGGTCGACGCGATTAAGCGCTTCTTTGTTGAAAACGGCAAAGCGCTGGTTGTTGGGGTTATTTTAGGTATCGGTGCGCTGGTGGGGTGGCGTTACTGGAACAATCATCAGGCAGATTCCGCGCGTGGCGCGTCGCTGTCCTATGAAAATACCGTGAGCGCAATTCGTGCCGATCAGCCGCAAACGCTGGCTGCGGCAGAAAAATTTGCGGCTGACAACAAAAACACCTACGGTGCACTGGCTGCGCTGGAAGTGGCTCAGCAGTACGTTGATAAGAACGAACTGGATAAAGCCGCTGCACAGCTCTCGCAGAGCCTTGCTGCGGCCAGCGATGAGAACCTGAAAGCGGTGATCAATCTGCGCCTGGCACGTATTCAGGTTCAGCAGAAAAAAGCTGACGATGCGCTGAAAACGCTCGATACCATCAAAGGCGAAGGTTTTGCTGCCATCGTTGCCGATCTGCGCGGTGAAGCACTGCTGAGCAAAGGTGACAAAGCGGGCGCGCGTAAAGCGTGGCAAGCTGGCGTAGAGAGCAATGCTTCACCTGCGCTGAGCGAAATGATGCAGATGAAAATAAATAATTTGTCCGTCTGA
- a CDS encoding zinc ribbon domain-containing protein has protein sequence MSITCPECQAPLEPQNGVAHCDSCNKDIALEARCPECHQPLQVLRACGAVDYFCQNGHGLISKKRVEFVRAEG, from the coding sequence ATGTCGATTACCTGCCCGGAATGCCAGGCACCGCTGGAGCCCCAGAACGGCGTAGCGCACTGCGACAGCTGCAATAAAGATATTGCGCTTGAAGCCCGCTGCCCGGAGTGCCATCAGCCGCTCCAGGTATTAAGAGCCTGCGGCGCGGTGGACTATTTCTGCCAGAACGGCCACGGCCTTATCTCTAAAAAACGCGTGGAGTTTGTTCGGGCCGAAGGTTAA
- the xseA gene encoding exodeoxyribonuclease VII large subunit, whose protein sequence is MLSSQSPSIYTVSRLNQTVRLLLEQEMGQVWISGEISNFTQPSSGHWYFTLKDDTAQVRCAMFRNSNRRVTFRPQHGQQVLVRANITLYEPRGDYQIIVESMQPAGEGLLQQKYEQLKARLSAEGLFDQQYKKTLPSPAHCVGVITSKTGAALHDILHVLKRRDPSLPVIIYPTAVQGDDAPGQIVRAIELANVRQECDVLIVGRGGGSLEDLWSFNDERVARAIFASLIPVVSAVGHETDVTIADFVADLRAPTPSAAAEVVSRNQLELLRQIQNVQQRLEMAMDYFLANRTRRFTQLHHRLQQQHPQLRLARQQTVLDRLRQRMNVAVDAQLKRAVSRQQRVTQRLNQQNPQPKIYRAQTRIQQLEYRLAESVRARLSTTRERFGNAVTHLEAVSPLSTLARGYSVTTATDGKVLKQTKQVNAGDVLTTRLSDGWVESEVKSIKPVKKTRQRKTG, encoded by the coding sequence ATGTTATCCTCTCAATCCCCCTCAATTTATACCGTCAGCCGCCTGAATCAGACGGTGCGTTTGCTGCTTGAGCAGGAAATGGGGCAGGTCTGGATCAGCGGTGAGATCTCTAACTTCACGCAGCCGTCCTCCGGTCACTGGTACTTTACCCTAAAAGACGACACCGCCCAGGTGCGCTGTGCGATGTTCCGCAACAGCAACCGTCGCGTGACGTTTCGTCCTCAGCACGGCCAGCAGGTTCTGGTTCGCGCCAATATCACCCTGTATGAGCCGCGCGGCGATTATCAGATTATCGTCGAGAGCATGCAGCCCGCGGGCGAAGGCCTGCTGCAGCAGAAGTATGAACAGCTAAAAGCCCGGCTCTCTGCCGAGGGGCTGTTCGACCAGCAGTACAAAAAGACGCTGCCCTCCCCCGCCCACTGCGTTGGGGTCATCACCTCGAAAACCGGTGCGGCACTGCACGATATTTTGCACGTGCTGAAGCGTCGCGACCCTTCCCTGCCCGTCATCATCTACCCGACCGCCGTTCAGGGTGACGATGCGCCGGGCCAGATAGTTCGCGCCATTGAGCTGGCGAACGTGCGTCAGGAGTGTGACGTCTTAATCGTCGGGCGCGGCGGCGGTTCGCTGGAAGACTTGTGGAGCTTTAACGACGAGCGCGTGGCGCGGGCAATCTTTGCCAGCCTTATCCCCGTGGTAAGCGCCGTCGGCCACGAAACGGACGTAACAATTGCGGATTTCGTCGCGGATCTGCGCGCGCCTACGCCGTCCGCGGCGGCGGAAGTGGTCAGCCGCAACCAGCTGGAGCTGCTGCGTCAGATTCAGAACGTACAGCAGCGTCTTGAGATGGCGATGGACTACTTCCTTGCCAACCGTACCCGCCGCTTCACCCAGCTTCATCATCGTCTTCAGCAGCAGCATCCGCAGCTGCGTCTGGCGCGCCAGCAGACCGTGCTGGATCGTCTGCGTCAGCGCATGAACGTTGCGGTGGACGCGCAGCTTAAGCGCGCAGTATCGCGCCAGCAGCGCGTGACGCAGCGCCTGAACCAGCAGAACCCGCAGCCGAAAATCTATCGCGCGCAAACGCGGATCCAGCAGCTGGAGTATCGTCTGGCGGAGAGCGTCCGGGCGCGCCTGAGCACCACCCGCGAGCGTTTTGGCAATGCGGTGACCCACCTTGAAGCCGTCAGCCCCCTCTCCACGCTGGCGCGCGGCTATAGCGTGACGACGGCGACGGACGGCAAAGTGCTGAAGCAGACCAAACAGGTGAACGCCGGTGATGTCCTGACGACGCGTCTTTCCGACGGCTGGGTAGAAAGCGAAGTGAAATCAATTAAACCGGTGAAAAAGACGCGTCAGCGTAAAACCGGATAA
- the der gene encoding ribosome biogenesis GTPase Der: MVPVVALVGRPNVGKSTLFNRLTRTRDALVADFPGLTRDRKYGRAEVEGREFICIDTGGIDGTEDGVETRMAEQSLLAIEEADVVLFMVDARAGLMPADSAIAKHLRSREKPTFLVANKTDGIDADQAVADFWSLGLGEIYPIAASHGRGVTSLLETVLLPWVDEVNPPEEVDEDAEYWAQFEDGEEGEEEPEDDFNPQDLPIKLAIVGRPNVGKSTLTNRILGEERVVVYDMPGTTRDSIYIPMQRDEREYVLIDTAGVRKRGKITDVVEKFSVIKTLQAIEDANVVLLVIDAREGISDQDLSLLGFILNSGRSLVIVVNKWDGLSNEVREQVKETLDFRLGFIDFARVHFISALHGSGVGNLFESVREAYDSSTRRQSTAMLTRIMNMAAEDHQPPLVRGRRVKLKYAHAGGYNPPIVVIHGNQVKDLPDSYKRYLMNYFRKSLDVMGTPIRIQFKEGENPFANKRNTLTPNQMRKRKRLIKHIKKSK, from the coding sequence ATGGTACCTGTGGTCGCGCTTGTCGGGCGCCCTAACGTTGGAAAATCCACTCTTTTTAACCGTTTAACACGCACCCGTGATGCGCTGGTTGCGGATTTCCCGGGGCTGACGCGTGACCGTAAGTACGGTCGTGCAGAGGTGGAAGGACGTGAGTTCATCTGTATTGATACCGGTGGTATTGACGGCACAGAAGACGGCGTTGAAACCCGCATGGCGGAACAGTCGCTGCTGGCGATTGAAGAAGCGGATGTGGTGCTGTTTATGGTGGATGCGCGCGCTGGCCTGATGCCGGCGGACTCCGCTATTGCCAAACACCTGCGTTCACGCGAAAAGCCGACCTTCCTGGTGGCGAACAAAACTGACGGCATCGATGCCGATCAGGCCGTCGCGGATTTCTGGTCTCTGGGCCTGGGTGAGATCTACCCGATTGCGGCATCGCATGGCCGTGGCGTCACCAGCCTGCTGGAAACCGTTCTGCTACCGTGGGTTGATGAAGTGAACCCGCCGGAAGAGGTGGACGAAGACGCTGAATACTGGGCGCAGTTCGAAGACGGAGAAGAGGGCGAAGAAGAGCCTGAAGACGACTTCAACCCGCAGGACCTGCCGATCAAGCTGGCCATCGTGGGTCGTCCAAACGTAGGTAAGTCTACGCTTACTAACCGTATTCTGGGTGAAGAGCGCGTGGTCGTTTACGACATGCCGGGCACCACCCGTGACAGTATCTACATTCCTATGCAGCGCGATGAGCGTGAGTATGTCCTCATCGACACCGCCGGGGTGCGTAAGCGCGGGAAAATCACCGATGTAGTGGAAAAATTCTCCGTTATCAAAACCCTGCAGGCGATCGAAGATGCTAACGTAGTGCTGCTGGTCATCGACGCACGCGAAGGTATCTCCGATCAGGACCTCTCTCTGCTCGGCTTTATCCTCAATAGTGGGCGCTCACTGGTTATCGTGGTCAACAAGTGGGATGGCCTGAGCAATGAAGTGCGCGAGCAGGTGAAAGAGACCCTCGACTTCCGTCTGGGCTTTATCGACTTTGCACGCGTGCACTTCATCTCTGCGCTGCACGGCAGCGGCGTGGGTAACCTGTTCGAATCCGTGCGTGAAGCGTACGACAGCTCCACCCGTCGTCAGAGCACCGCGATGCTGACCCGCATCATGAATATGGCTGCAGAAGACCATCAGCCGCCGCTGGTGCGCGGCCGTCGCGTGAAGCTGAAATATGCTCACGCCGGTGGTTACAACCCGCCAATCGTAGTAATTCACGGCAACCAGGTGAAAGACCTGCCGGATTCCTACAAGCGCTATCTGATGAACTATTTCCGTAAATCGCTGGACGTGATGGGCACGCCTATCCGTATCCAGTTCAAGGAAGGGGAAAACCCGTTTGCCAACAAGCGCAACACCCTGACGCCAAACCAGATGCGTAAGCGTAAGCGCTTGATTAAGCACATTAAGAAAAGCAAATAA
- a CDS encoding M4 family metallopeptidase — MPHLHSVIPPYILRRIIESGSEPQQRCARQTLTHVQTLMAHMPGKPAAPHVNKAGQLERDIYDAKQTQELPGTQVRYEGQPSNGDVAVDEAYNYLGITHDFFWKEYQRDSLDNKGLILTGTVHYGREYQNAFWNGQQMVFGDGDGEIFNRFTIAIDVVAHELSHGVTETEAGLIYFEQSGALNESLSDVFGSLVKQYHLKQTADKADWLIGEGLLAKGINGKGLRSMSEPGTAYDDPLLGKDPQPAHMKDFIKTREDNGGVHLNSGIPNRAFYLAATAIGGYAWEKAGYAWYDTVCDRNLAQDADFEAFAKLTIAHGEKRSGGDVGAAIKQAWEQVGVL; from the coding sequence ATGCCCCATCTTCATAGCGTTATTCCCCCTTATATTCTTCGTCGTATTATCGAAAGCGGTTCCGAGCCGCAGCAGCGCTGCGCCCGTCAGACCTTAACCCATGTCCAGACGCTGATGGCCCACATGCCGGGCAAACCCGCCGCGCCGCACGTGAATAAAGCCGGGCAGCTGGAGCGCGATATTTACGACGCGAAGCAAACCCAGGAGCTGCCGGGTACGCAGGTGCGTTACGAAGGTCAGCCGTCGAACGGCGATGTGGCGGTGGATGAAGCCTATAATTATTTAGGTATTACCCATGACTTCTTCTGGAAAGAATATCAGCGCGATTCGCTCGATAATAAAGGGCTTATTTTGACCGGCACCGTGCATTACGGCCGGGAATATCAGAACGCCTTCTGGAACGGGCAGCAGATGGTATTTGGCGACGGCGACGGGGAAATATTTAACCGCTTTACCATCGCCATCGACGTGGTGGCGCACGAGTTGAGCCACGGCGTAACCGAGACCGAAGCCGGGCTTATCTATTTTGAGCAGTCGGGCGCGCTGAACGAGTCTCTGTCGGACGTGTTTGGCTCGCTGGTCAAACAGTACCATCTGAAGCAAACCGCCGATAAAGCAGACTGGCTCATTGGTGAAGGGCTGCTGGCGAAAGGGATTAACGGCAAAGGGCTGCGCTCAATGTCTGAACCCGGCACCGCCTATGACGATCCCCTGCTCGGCAAAGATCCGCAGCCTGCGCACATGAAAGATTTCATTAAAACGCGCGAGGATAACGGCGGCGTGCATCTGAACTCCGGCATCCCCAACCGGGCATTTTATCTGGCCGCGACGGCGATCGGCGGCTACGCCTGGGAAAAAGCAGGTTATGCCTGGTACGACACGGTTTGCGATCGCAATCTGGCGCAGGATGCGGATTTTGAGGCCTTCGCAAAACTGACGATCGCGCACGGAGAGAAACGCTCCGGCGGCGACGTTGGAGCGGCCATTAAACAAGCCTGGGAACAGGTGGGAGTGTTGTAA
- a CDS encoding peptide MFS transporter, which yields MQSTVNQKESRTFFGHPYPLGSLFFTEMWERFSFYGIRPLLILFMAATVYDGGMGLARENASAIVGIFAGTMYLAALPGGWLADNWLGQQRAVWYGSILIALGHLSIALSAVMGNNLFFIGLMFIVLGSGLFKTCISVMVGTLYKKGDARRDGGFSLFYMGINMGSFIAPLISGWLIKTHGWHWGFGIGGIGMLVALIIFRVFAVPAMKRYDGEVGLDSTWNSPVVKRNGVGVWLLALAAGVATIVTLIAQGVIVINPVAVASVLVYVIAASVALYFIYLFVFAGLNRKERARLLVCFILLISAAFFWSAFEQKPTSFNLFANDYTNRMIGDFEIPAVWFQSINALFIILLAPVFSWAWPKLASKNIRPSSITKFVIGILCAAAGFGLMMLAAQNVLSSGGAGVSPFWLVGSILMLTLGELCLSPIGLATMTLLAPERMRGQMMGLWFCASALGNLAAGLIGGHVKADQLDMLPDLFARCSIALLICAAVLIVLIVPVRRMLENAQTKPAAEA from the coding sequence ATGCAATCCACTGTTAATCAAAAAGAGAGCCGAACGTTCTTCGGCCATCCGTATCCGCTCGGTTCCCTGTTCTTCACCGAGATGTGGGAGCGTTTCTCATTTTACGGCATTCGTCCGTTACTGATCCTGTTTATGGCCGCCACCGTCTATGACGGCGGGATGGGCCTGGCGCGTGAAAACGCCTCGGCGATTGTCGGTATCTTTGCCGGTACTATGTACCTGGCCGCGCTGCCGGGCGGCTGGCTGGCTGATAACTGGCTCGGTCAGCAGAGAGCTGTCTGGTACGGTTCGATCCTGATTGCGCTCGGCCACCTGTCGATCGCGCTCTCAGCGGTGATGGGGAACAACCTGTTCTTTATCGGCCTGATGTTCATCGTGCTTGGCTCCGGGCTGTTCAAAACCTGTATCTCGGTGATGGTCGGCACCCTGTATAAAAAAGGCGACGCGCGTCGTGACGGCGGTTTCTCGCTGTTCTATATGGGCATCAACATGGGCTCGTTCATCGCGCCGCTGATTTCCGGCTGGCTGATTAAAACCCACGGCTGGCACTGGGGCTTTGGTATTGGCGGCATCGGGATGCTGGTGGCGCTGATTATCTTCCGCGTGTTTGCCGTTCCGGCGATGAAACGCTATGACGGCGAAGTCGGCCTCGACTCCACCTGGAACAGCCCGGTGGTGAAGCGTAACGGCGTGGGCGTTTGGCTGCTGGCGCTGGCGGCAGGCGTGGCAACGATCGTGACGCTGATTGCGCAGGGCGTGATTGTGATTAACCCGGTCGCGGTAGCCAGCGTGCTGGTCTACGTGATTGCGGCATCCGTTGCCCTCTACTTTATTTATCTGTTTGTTTTTGCGGGCCTGAATCGTAAAGAGCGCGCCAGACTGTTGGTCTGCTTTATTCTGCTGATCTCCGCGGCGTTCTTCTGGTCCGCGTTTGAGCAGAAGCCAACTTCATTCAACCTGTTTGCCAACGACTACACTAACCGCATGATTGGTGATTTTGAAATCCCGGCGGTGTGGTTCCAGTCAATTAACGCCCTGTTCATCATTCTGCTGGCTCCGGTGTTTAGCTGGGCATGGCCGAAGCTCGCGAGCAAAAACATTCGTCCGAGCAGCATCACCAAGTTTGTTATTGGTATTCTGTGCGCGGCGGCGGGCTTTGGCCTGATGATGCTGGCGGCACAGAACGTGCTGAGCAGCGGTGGAGCGGGCGTGTCGCCGTTCTGGCTGGTGGGCAGCATCCTGATGCTGACGCTCGGCGAACTGTGCCTGAGTCCGATTGGCCTGGCGACCATGACGCTGCTTGCGCCGGAAAGAATGCGCGGCCAGATGATGGGGCTGTGGTTCTGCGCCAGCGCGCTCGGTAACCTGGCGGCGGGCCTGATTGGCGGCCACGTGAAGGCCGATCAGCTGGATATGCTGCCGGATCTCTTTGCTCGCTGCTCCATCGCGCTGCTGATCTGTGCCGCGGTACTGATCGTCCTTATTGTTCCGGTGCGCCGCATGCTGGAAAATGCGCAGACTAAACCGGCAGCTGAAGCCTGA
- the hisS gene encoding histidine--tRNA ligase yields the protein MAKNIQAIRGMNDYLPGETAIWQRIEGTLKQVLGSYGYSEIRLPIVEQTPLFKRAIGEVTDVVEKEMYTFEDRNGDSLTLRPEGTAGCVRAGIEHGLLYNQEQRLWYIGPMFRHERPQKGRYRQFNQLGVEVFGLQGPDIDAELIMLTARWWRALGIADHVSLELNSIGSLEARANYRDALVAFLEQHKEKLDEDCKRRMYSNPLRVLDSKNADVQALLNDAPALGDYLDEESREHFAGLCKLLEAAGIAYTVNQRLVRGLDYYNRTVFEWVTTSLGSQGTVCAGGRYDGLVEQLGGRAAPAVGFAMGLERLVLLVQAVNPEFKADSVVDIYLVASGAETQSAAMQLAERVRDALPDVKLMTNHGGGNFKKQFARADKWGASIALVLGESEVANGEVVVKDLRSGEQTTVTQDGVAAHLRTLLG from the coding sequence GTGGCAAAAAACATTCAAGCCATCCGCGGCATGAACGATTATCTGCCTGGCGAAACCGCCATCTGGCAGCGCATTGAAGGCACACTGAAGCAGGTGCTCGGCAGCTACGGTTACAGCGAAATCCGTTTGCCGATTGTAGAGCAGACCCCGTTATTCAAACGCGCGATCGGTGAAGTCACCGACGTGGTTGAAAAAGAGATGTACACCTTTGAGGACCGCAACGGCGACAGCCTGACCCTGCGTCCGGAAGGTACGGCGGGCTGCGTACGCGCCGGCATCGAACATGGTCTTCTGTACAATCAGGAGCAGCGCCTGTGGTATATCGGCCCGATGTTCCGCCACGAACGTCCTCAGAAAGGTCGTTATCGTCAGTTCAATCAGCTGGGTGTGGAAGTCTTTGGCCTGCAGGGTCCGGACATTGACGCCGAACTGATTATGTTGACCGCCCGCTGGTGGCGCGCCCTCGGTATCGCCGATCACGTTTCCCTTGAGCTGAACTCTATCGGTTCTCTGGAAGCTCGCGCTAACTACCGCGATGCGCTGGTAGCGTTCCTGGAACAGCATAAAGAGAAGCTGGACGAAGACTGCAAACGTCGCATGTACAGCAACCCGCTGCGCGTACTGGATTCCAAAAACGCGGATGTTCAGGCACTGCTGAACGATGCGCCTGCTCTGGGTGACTACCTGGATGAAGAATCTCGCGAACACTTCGCGGGCCTGTGCAAACTGCTTGAGGCGGCAGGCATCGCCTATACCGTGAATCAGCGCCTGGTGCGCGGTCTGGACTACTACAACCGTACCGTGTTTGAGTGGGTGACCACCAGCCTCGGTTCTCAGGGTACCGTATGTGCGGGCGGCCGTTATGACGGTCTGGTTGAGCAACTTGGCGGTCGCGCAGCCCCTGCTGTTGGCTTCGCGATGGGCCTTGAGCGACTTGTTTTGCTGGTTCAGGCAGTTAATCCGGAATTTAAAGCAGATTCTGTTGTCGATATATACCTGGTGGCTTCAGGCGCGGAAACGCAGTCTGCGGCGATGCAGCTTGCCGAACGCGTGCGCGATGCGCTCCCGGACGTTAAGCTGATGACCAACCATGGCGGCGGCAACTTCAAAAAACAGTTTGCTCGTGCCGATAAGTGGGGCGCAAGTATTGCACTGGTGCTGGGCGAGTCCGAAGTGGCTAACGGCGAAGTGGTGGTGAAGGACCTGCGCTCTGGTGAGCAGACAACGGTAACGCAGGACGGCGTTGCGGCGCACTTGCGCACTCTATTGGGCTAA